A single Anopheles maculipalpis chromosome 3RL, idAnoMacuDA_375_x, whole genome shotgun sequence DNA region contains:
- the LOC126560473 gene encoding uncharacterized protein LOC126560473, giving the protein MHLTVVLAALAFLHFLPEGASLRSCEIATRKIVHRFYPLRHCQRSNRTVIGLKNVKTVRECADFARDKQGLAFNFAPLDRNSSNWFDLVKEREQNKSTVPPWKPQPPRVAYNSFGFDDFYNCHVLDCPEYRNLSTVVNDTRFDYYTLYARLLPSANATCIPSIGMFIFSDTRQNYSNAYNSCITAGGSLAHIASDARTFHLSKYIATYLPTGNYTTANSTNETTVEPLYYVGLNETLKNRFFTSAEERLDSFSFRAWAPGHPDRNRQPPSCVALTDEGSWKVYSCIRSLPYICELHTSGPALYPPKLKRKCFVKRPNNRKAPSRRTTTL; this is encoded by the exons ATGCATTTGACAGTTGTACTAGCAGCACTTGCTTTCTTGCACTTTCTACCAGAGGGCGCTAGCTTGCGAAGCTGTGAAATAGCCACTCGTAAGATAGTTCATCGTTTTTATCCACTGCGACACTGTCAACGTTCCAATCGCACCGTGATCGGTCTGAAGAATGTGAAAACGGTACGTGAATGTGCTGATTTTGCACGCGACAAGCAGGGTTTGGCGTTCAACTTTGCACCGCTGGATCGTAACAGCAGCAATTGGTTTGATTTGGTGAAGGAACGTGAGCAGAATAAATCCACCGTGCCACCATGGAAACCACAGCCACCGCGTGTTGCGTACAATTCGTTCGGGTTCGACGATTTTTACAACTGCCATGTGCTCGATTGTCCAGAGTATCGTAACCTTTCGACGGTTGTTAATGATACGCGATTTGATTACTACACGCTGTATGCGAGATTACTGC CTTCAGCAAACGCCACCTGCATACCTTCGATtgggatgtttattttttcggaTACTAGACAGAATTACTCCAACGCGTACAACTCCTGTATCACTGCTGGTGGCAGTCTGGCACACATTGCTAGTGATGCTAGAACGTTCCACTTGTCTAAGTATATTGCAACTTACTTACCGACCGGAAACTATACAACGGCAAACTCTACCAACGAAACAACAGTTGAACCTCTGTACTATGTGGGATTGAACGAGACGTTAAAGAATCGATTTTTCACCTCAGCCGAAGAACGCTTGGATAGCTTCAGCTTTCGAGCGTGGGCTCCAGGACATCCGGA CCGCAATCGGCAACCGCCCAGCTGTGTGGCCCTAACCGATGAAGGATCCTGGAAAGTTTACAGCTGCATCCGATCATTGCCATACATCTGCGAGCTGCACACCTCAGGGCCAGCTCTCTATCCGCCAAAGCTGAAACGGAAATGCTTCGTCAAACGTCCTAACAACAGAAAAGCTCCCTCCCGACGAACAACAACACTATAG
- the LOC126565291 gene encoding adenylate kinase isoenzyme 1 isoform X2, whose amino-acid sequence MMRDANVPIIWVLGGPGCGKGTQCEKIVAKYNFSHFSTGDLLRDEVASGSEKGKELQDMMKQGILVPNETVLKLLEAAMVKALNGTVGYLIDGYPREPAQGPEFEKFIAPVDIILYFECSNETLVARIMKRAAESATVRADDNEDTLKTRIATFRENTEKILVQYPTQLRRINAERAPEEIFADVEKAIDELLVLKGKK is encoded by the exons ATG ATGCGCGACGCGAACGTTCCGATTATTTGGGTTCTGGGTGGACCCGGCTGCGGCAAGGGTACGCAGTGTGAGAAGATTGTGGCGAAGTACAACTTCTCGCACTTTAGTACTGGTGATCTGTTGCGCGATGAGGTCGCATCCGGTTCGGAGAAGGGCAAGGAGCTGCAGGATATGATGAAGCAGGGTATTCTGGTGCCGAATGAGACCGTGCTGAAGCTGCTGGAGGCGGCCATGGTAAAGGCACTGAATGGTACCGTTGGATATCTGATTGATGG CTATCCACGTGAACCTGCCCAGGGACCAGAGTTCGAGAAGTTTATCGCTCCGGTAGACATCATCCTGTACTTCGAGTGCTCGAAC GAAACGTTGGTAGCACGTATCATGAAGCGAGCAGCCGAGTCGGCCACCGTTCGTGCGGATGATAACGAGGACACTCTAAAGACTCGCATTGCCACTTTCCGCGAGAACACGGAAAAGATTCTGGTTCAGTATCCAACGCAGCTGAGAAGG ATTAATGCCGAACGCGCTCCGGAAGAAATCTTTGCCGATGTGGAGAAAGCCATCGATGAACTGCTAGTCCTAAAGGGCAAGAAGTAA
- the LOC126565291 gene encoding adenylate kinase isoenzyme 1 isoform X1 has protein sequence MLFMCHQMALEQESKAKEKANTSAPTSGGSSPAVQVPNAGGSSVGHMRDANVPIIWVLGGPGCGKGTQCEKIVAKYNFSHFSTGDLLRDEVASGSEKGKELQDMMKQGILVPNETVLKLLEAAMVKALNGTVGYLIDGYPREPAQGPEFEKFIAPVDIILYFECSNETLVARIMKRAAESATVRADDNEDTLKTRIATFRENTEKILVQYPTQLRRINAERAPEEIFADVEKAIDELLVLKGKK, from the exons ATG TTATTTATGTGCCACCAGATGGCGCTGGAGCAAGAATCCAAGGCAAAGGAGAAAGCAAACACGTCCGCTCCAACATCCGGCGGCAGCTCACCGGCGGTGCAGGTACCGAACGCTGGTGGCAGCTCGGTTGGCCAC ATGCGCGACGCGAACGTTCCGATTATTTGGGTTCTGGGTGGACCCGGCTGCGGCAAGGGTACGCAGTGTGAGAAGATTGTGGCGAAGTACAACTTCTCGCACTTTAGTACTGGTGATCTGTTGCGCGATGAGGTCGCATCCGGTTCGGAGAAGGGCAAGGAGCTGCAGGATATGATGAAGCAGGGTATTCTGGTGCCGAATGAGACCGTGCTGAAGCTGCTGGAGGCGGCCATGGTAAAGGCACTGAATGGTACCGTTGGATATCTGATTGATGG CTATCCACGTGAACCTGCCCAGGGACCAGAGTTCGAGAAGTTTATCGCTCCGGTAGACATCATCCTGTACTTCGAGTGCTCGAAC GAAACGTTGGTAGCACGTATCATGAAGCGAGCAGCCGAGTCGGCCACCGTTCGTGCGGATGATAACGAGGACACTCTAAAGACTCGCATTGCCACTTTCCGCGAGAACACGGAAAAGATTCTGGTTCAGTATCCAACGCAGCTGAGAAGG ATTAATGCCGAACGCGCTCCGGAAGAAATCTTTGCCGATGTGGAGAAAGCCATCGATGAACTGCTAGTCCTAAAGGGCAAGAAGTAA
- the LOC126564310 gene encoding uncharacterized protein LOC126564310, translating into MGICLDTEKNNTASDIEDPDWKGGGPSTRSAVVRTPKSAIAGMQNTGKVKFDPPKVPVIFVLGGPGSGKVTHCDTLMQERRGVTHINMMDLLQQYAIGNDMQDFSQLSSRTVTEVLMLEMKMSPAAKTYLVSGYPRSMRDVVEYSEKIQVINGVILISWRQAILQKQIDYGAKLGHVVLSLAKMELENFFKNVMPVADYFDQSDMLIAINGERSPSDVYKDFRAAILDILGAQENQEALLNGVAGMGRGVDDIPGSIVSVDTAPSQPKVIAAGPAHQVELNHTRTPPPPANTGARPANAADQMARPTSHGLLHRQQSRTSLHQTTGETVPVGGYGDTASPERFRQRGAVPPPVIWVIGGPGSNKATLCLKAVGINPGWGHFSVGRSLRAVAESGPRVGSDNYAVKEAITAGEMVPKKSLDALIQGQLMQLADRRGVIIDGYPRDMEQVADFERKYNQKPPIILLDCSKLQLGRGRLDDTVSSFRRRLELFRELTLPMLKEMDTAGRLTIVDGDTDSPSVQREFERIVRVNMERVLNSGLDQPDPEKNEDIPPVQIGTFKTVLQQRTQQHNSMDAIVQDLDTEMPGAVPTISHHVSLANGHLPGSGKAGPNAKNGYVPNGRPNFRNMLEEADSYPIDSHI; encoded by the exons ATGGGTATTTGTCTAGATACAG aaaaaaacaacactgcGTCCGATATAGAGGACCCAGACTGGAAAGGCGGTGGACCGAGCACGCGTTCCGCCGTGGTACGCACCCCGAAAAGTGCCATCGCCGGCATGCAGAACACCGGCAAGGTGAAGTTCGATCCACCGAAAGTGCCCGTCATATTCGTGCTAG GTGGCCCCGGTAGTGGTAAAGTAACGCACTGCGATACTCTGATGCAGGAGCGCCGCGGTGTTACGCACATCAACATGATGGACCTGCTGCAACAGTACGCCATCGGCAATG ATATGCAAGACTTCTCCCAGCTTTCCTCGCGCACAGTCACCGAGGTACTGATgctggaaatgaaaatgtcaCCAGCTGCCAAAACTTACCTTGTATCCGGATATCCACGATCGATGCGGGACGTCGTCGAGTACTCGGAAAAG ATCCAGGTAATCAACGGTGTGATACTGATATCCTGGCGTCAAGCCATACTACAGAAGCAGATCGATTACGGTGCCAAGCTGGGCCATGTGGTACTTTCGCTGGCCAAGATGGAGCTGGAGAACTTCTTCAAGAACGTTATGCCTGTGGCTGACTACTTCGATCAGAGCGATATGTTGATCGCG ATAAACGGTGAACGATCGCCGTCGGATGTGTACAAAGACTTTCGCGCCGCCATACTCGACATACTCGGTGCGCAAGAAAATCAGGAAGCACTGTTAAACGGAGTCGCAGGTATGGGCAGGGGCGTAGATGACATACCCGGCAGTATAGTTAGTGTAGACACGGCACCTAGTCAACCTAAGGTCATTGCAGCAGGTCCCGCACATCAAGTAGAATTAAATCATACCCGCACGCCTCCGCCCCCAGCAAACACCGGGGCCCGGCCGGCAAACGCAGCAGACCAGATGGCGCGTCCCACCTCGCACGGGTTGCTGCACCGGCAACAGTCCCGTACCAGCCTGCACCAGACAACCGGCGAGACGGTACCGGTCGGTGGGTACGGCGATACAGCATCTCCCGAACGGTTCCGGCAGCGTGGAGCCGTACCGCCGCCCGTCATCTGGGTGATAGGAGGTCCTGGCAGTAACAAAGCGACCCTGTGTCTGAAGGCGGTTGGCATCAATCCGGGCTGGGGTCATTTTAG TGTGGGGAGGTCCTTGCGAGCTGTTGCCGAATCGGGACCACGCGTAGGGTCGGATAACTATGCAGTGAAGGAAGCAATAACGGCGGGTGAGATGGTGCCTAAGAAATCATTGGACGCGTTAATTCAGGGTCAGCTGATGCAGTTGGCCGACAGGCGAGGCGTTATTATCGATGGGTATCCACGAGATATGGAGCAGGTGGCTGATTTCGAACGGAAG TACAATCAAAAGCCCCCTATAATCTTGCTGGACTGCTCGAAACTGCAGCTCGGTCGTGGACGTTTGGATGACACCGTGTCCTCGTTCCGCCGTCGATTGGAGCTGTTCCGGGAGCTAACGCTTCCGATGCTCAAAGAGATGGATACCGCGGGTCGGCTCACCATC GTTGACGGTGACACGGACAGCCCATCGGTACAGCGAGAGTTTGAGCGGATCGTACGCGTCAACATGGAGCGGGTGTTGAACTCCGGCCTCGACCAACCTGACCCCGAGAAGAACGAGGACATTCCACCGGTACAGATCGGCACCTTTAAGACCGTGCTGCAGCAGCGTACTCAGCAGCACAACAGTATGGATGCGATCGTGCAGGATCTCGACACAGAAATGCCGGGCGCCGTTCCAACGATTAGCCATCACGTAAGCCTAGCGAACGGGCATCTACCAGGCTCCGGTAAAGCAGGCCCGAACGCCAAGAACGGATACGTCCCGAACGGGCGTCCAAATTTCCGCAATATGCTAGAAGAAGCGGACAGCTATCCGATCGATTCACACATTTAG